In a single window of the Longimicrobiaceae bacterium genome:
- a CDS encoding GDP-mannose 4,6-dehydratase produces the protein MTKGEYTLITGGAGFVGSNLANGLAARGEPVVIADNLSRDGVRANAEWLLSRYPRLVRLEVVDIRDAEAIGQLVSMARQVFHLAAQVAVTTSLEDPALDLNTNLLGTFNILEAIRRRATPPPLLFTSTNKVYGALKGVEVTRRGDAYCYADGRLGINEETPLDFYSPYGCSKGSADQYVHDYARIFGIPTVVFRMSCIYGTRQFGTEDQGWVAHFARSLLADAPITVYGSGHQVRDILWADDLVRAMLAAMDRIDETAGEIFNIGGGPTNAVSVQRVLDRLLQVSGRRVPIHRATSRPGDQKVYISDTGKARRVLDWHPLTPWQRGLELLFEWLESSMPPTRAPVATSSARVAGVTAVDDELLRELAREAP, from the coding sequence ATGACGAAAGGCGAATACACGCTGATCACGGGAGGCGCCGGCTTCGTCGGCTCCAACCTGGCCAACGGCCTGGCGGCGCGCGGCGAACCCGTGGTCATCGCGGACAACCTGAGCCGGGACGGAGTGCGCGCAAACGCGGAGTGGCTACTGTCCCGCTACCCTCGCCTGGTGCGGCTGGAGGTGGTGGACATCCGCGACGCGGAAGCGATCGGGCAACTGGTGTCGATGGCGCGGCAGGTCTTCCACCTGGCTGCGCAGGTGGCGGTGACTACCTCGCTCGAGGATCCCGCGCTGGACTTGAACACCAACCTGCTCGGCACCTTCAACATCCTGGAGGCGATCCGCAGGCGTGCGACGCCCCCTCCGCTGCTCTTCACGTCCACCAACAAGGTATACGGCGCGCTGAAGGGCGTTGAGGTAACCCGACGCGGCGACGCCTACTGCTACGCCGACGGACGTCTGGGGATCAACGAGGAAACACCGCTCGACTTCTACTCCCCTTACGGCTGCTCCAAGGGCTCCGCAGACCAGTACGTCCACGACTACGCCCGGATCTTCGGCATTCCGACCGTGGTCTTCCGCATGAGCTGCATCTACGGGACGCGGCAGTTCGGCACGGAGGATCAGGGTTGGGTGGCCCACTTTGCCCGCTCACTGCTCGCGGACGCTCCGATCACGGTCTACGGCAGCGGCCACCAGGTCCGCGACATCCTCTGGGCCGATGACCTGGTGCGGGCGATGCTGGCCGCCATGGACCGCATCGACGAGACCGCCGGTGAGATCTTCAACATCGGAGGCGGGCCGACCAACGCGGTCTCCGTCCAGCGGGTGCTCGACCGGCTGCTGCAGGTCAGTGGTCGGAGGGTGCCCATTCACCGGGCGACGAGCCGGCCGGGCGACCAGAAGGTCTACATCAGCGACACCGGCAAGGCGCGGCGTGTCCTGGATTGGCATCCGCTGACCCCGTGGCAGCGCGGCCTGGAGCTGCTTTTCGAGTGGCTCGAGTCGTCGATGCCTCCGACCCGCGCTCCAGTGGCCACCTCGAGCGCACGTGTTGCCGGCGTGACGGCCGTCGACGACGAACTGCTCCGCGAGCTCGCGAGGGAGGCCCCTTGA
- a CDS encoding zinc-binding dehydrogenase: protein MRQEATSTATRLETHARSAVLAAPGRIQLKTAGLPEPGPGQVRVRLEGCGVCASNLAPWAGAPWFEYPFPDGAPGHEGWGLVDRIGSGVTGIEEGDRVATIANGAFATHLVLDAVDVVPIPTVLRDIPLPGEPLGCVMNILRRSAVEPGQTVAIVGTGFLGLLLTQLAARTGAKVIAISRRPSALALAERMGAARTIPMDDHTGIIEEVKECTRGAMCDRVIEAVGKQWPLDLAGELTREGGRLIVAGYHQDGPRQVNMQLWNWRGIDVINAHERDVEVVRRGVREAVQAMAEGRLDPSPLYTHWFLLERLGEALDAARDRPEGFIKALITIA from the coding sequence GTGAGGCAGGAGGCGACCAGCACGGCCACGCGCCTCGAGACTCACGCCCGCAGCGCGGTCCTGGCGGCTCCAGGAAGGATCCAGCTGAAAACGGCTGGGCTGCCGGAGCCAGGTCCCGGCCAGGTACGCGTCAGACTGGAGGGGTGCGGCGTCTGCGCCTCGAACCTCGCGCCCTGGGCGGGGGCCCCCTGGTTTGAGTACCCCTTTCCCGACGGGGCGCCGGGTCACGAAGGCTGGGGGCTGGTGGACCGGATCGGCAGTGGAGTGACGGGTATCGAAGAGGGCGACCGGGTGGCCACGATCGCCAACGGTGCGTTCGCCACGCACCTGGTCCTCGACGCCGTCGATGTGGTCCCGATCCCGACCGTGCTGCGCGACATCCCGCTGCCGGGTGAGCCGCTCGGCTGCGTGATGAACATCCTCCGCCGCAGCGCGGTGGAGCCGGGCCAGACCGTAGCCATCGTCGGGACGGGCTTCCTCGGGCTCCTGCTGACGCAGCTCGCCGCCCGGACGGGAGCAAAGGTCATCGCCATCTCCCGACGCCCATCCGCCCTCGCGCTGGCCGAAAGAATGGGTGCCGCGCGCACCATCCCGATGGACGATCACACGGGCATCATCGAGGAGGTGAAGGAGTGCACGCGTGGCGCAATGTGCGACCGCGTCATCGAGGCGGTGGGGAAGCAGTGGCCGCTCGACCTTGCCGGTGAGCTGACCCGGGAGGGGGGACGGCTGATCGTCGCGGGCTACCACCAGGACGGGCCGCGGCAGGTGAACATGCAGCTCTGGAACTGGCGCGGAATCGACGTCATCAACGCGCACGAGCGGGACGTGGAGGTGGTCCGGCGGGGCGTGAGGGAAGCGGTGCAGGCTATGGCCGAAGGACGACTGGATCCCTCGCCGCTCTATACCCACTGGTTTCTGCTCGAGCGGCTCGGAGAAGCGCTGGATGCGGCGCGGGACCGGCCCGAAGGATTCATCAAGGCGCTCATCACCATCGCATGA